In the genome of Parus major isolate Abel chromosome 2, Parus_major1.1, whole genome shotgun sequence, one region contains:
- the TUBB6 gene encoding tubulin beta-6 chain, whose protein sequence is MREIVHIQAGQCGNQIGTKFWEVISDEHGIDPAGDYVGDSALQLERINVYYNESSSHKFVPRAVLLDLEPGTMDSVRSGLFGQLFRPDNFIFGQTGAGNNWAKGHYTEGAELVDSVLDVVRKESEHCDCLQGFQLTHSLGGGTGSGMGTLLISKIREEYPDRIMNTFSVMPSPKVSDTVVEPYNATLSVHQLVENTDETYCIDNEALYDICFRTLKLTTPTYGDLNHLVSATMSGVTTSLRFPGQLNADLRKLAVNMVPFPRLHFFMPGFAPLTARGSQQYRALTVPELTQQMFDAKNMMAACDPRHGRYLTVATVFRGPMSMKEVDEQMLAIQNKNSSYFVEWIPNNVKVAVCDIPPRGLKMASTFIGNSTAIQELFKRISEQFSAMFRRKAFLHWFTGEGMDEMEFTEAESNMNDLVSEYQQYQEATANDGEEAFEDDEEEINE, encoded by the exons ATGAGGGAGATCGTGCACATCCAGGCGGGACAGTGTGGAAACCAGATCGGGACCAAG TTTTGGGAAGTGATAAGTGATGAGCATGGCATTGACCCAGCCGGAGACTATGTCGGTGACTCAGCGCTGCAGCTGGAAAGGATCAATGTCTACTATAATGAATCATCTT CCCACAAATTTGTACCAAGAGCAGTCTTACTGGACTTGGAGCCGGGAACCATGGATAGTGTGCGGTCTGGTCTTTTTGGTCAGCTCTTTCGGCCCGATAATTTCATCTTTG GACAAACTGGTGCAGGAAACAACTGGGCTAAAGGACACTATACAGAAGGGGCAGAGCTGGTTGACTCTGTGCTTGACGTAGTAAGAAAAGAGAGTGAACACTGCGATTGCTTGCAAGGATTTCAGCTCACTCACTCCCTGGGAGGAGGGACAGGGTCTGGCATGGGAACCCTACTCATCAGCAAGATCCGAGAGGAATATCCAGACAGGATAATGAATACCTTTAGTGTCATGCCTTCTCCCAAGGTTTCTGACACAGTGGTGGAGCCGTACAACGCTACGCTTTCGGTCCACCAGCTGGTTGAAAACACGGATGAAACCTACTGCATCGACAATGAGGCTCTGTACGACATTTGCTTCCGCACCCTGAAGCTCACCACTCCCACTTACGGTGATTTAAACCACTTGGTCTCCGCCACCATGAGCGGGGTGACCACATCCCTGCGTTTTCCAGGCCAGCTCAATGCTGACCTCCGGAAGCTGGCGGTAAACATGGTCCCCTTCCCGCGCCTTCACTTTTTCATGCCAGGCTTTGCTCCTTTGACGGCACGAGGCAGCCAACAGTACCGAGCACTCACGGTCCCAGAGCTCACCCAGCAGATGTTTGATGCCAAGAACATGATGGCAGCCTGCGACCCGAGGCACGGCCGGTATTTGACAGTGGCCACCGTCTTCCGCGGGCCCATGTCCATGAAGGAGGTTGACGAGCAGATGCTGGCCATCCAGAACAAGAACAGCAGCTACTTCGTGGAGTGGATCCCGAACAATGTCAAGGTGGCAGTGTGTGACATACCTCCCCGAGGCCTCAAGATGGCCTCCACCTTCATTGGCAACAGCACTGCGATCCAGGAGCTCTTCAAAAGGATCTCGGAGCAGTTTTCCGCCATGTTCAGGAGAAAGGCCTTCCTCCACTGGTTCACAGGAGAGGGAATGGATGAAATGGAATttacagaagcagaaagcaaCATGAATGACCTGGTTTCAGAGTATCAGCAATACCAAGAAGCAACAGCAAATGATGGAGAGGAAGCGTTTGAAGACGATGAAGAAGAGATCAATGAATAA